One stretch of Zootoca vivipara chromosome 8, rZooViv1.1, whole genome shotgun sequence DNA includes these proteins:
- the ODF1 gene encoding outer dense fiber protein 1: protein MATLCNALEAVRRDLRRTDREIKKRLRLMDMSCCPKSCEVQATCLCDISLHPHCCCLLHPYPHCLCDILCCRPCRPPCLSPLERKAIRAKIEAEQELARIRRRITKMMAACSRPKLLALMDVKGFDPEDITVKVCDGKVKVSAEHEEEFKTCRGKEYNYSTVTKEICLPPGVCENEVTYTIGPCSLVRIESPGCIPECLLSLL from the exons ATGGCGACCCTCTGCAACGCTCTCGAAGCTGTAAGGCGAGATTTAAGGCGAACCGACAGAGAAATAAAGAAGCGCTTAAGGCTTATGGACATGAGTTGCTGCCCTAAATCCTGCGAAGTCCAGGCAACCTGCCTCTGTGATATAAGTCTCCACCCACACTGTTGCTGTCTTCTCCACCCTTACCCGCACTGCCTGTGTGACATACTATGCTGTCGTCCCTGTAGACCGCCTTGCCTCTCGCCTTTGGAGCGTAAAGCTATCAGGGCTAAGATAGAAGCTGAGCAAGAACTGGCCAG AATTCGAAGAAGGATTACTAAGATGATGGCAGCATGTAGCCGCCCAAAACTGCTGGCTTTAATGGACGTTAAGGGTTTCGACCCGGAAGACATTACAGTGAAGGTATGTGATGGGAAAGTTAAAGTCTCGGCTGAGCACGAGGAAGAATTTAAGACTTGCAGAGGGAAGGAGTACAACTACTCAACCGTCACCAAGGAGATCTGCTTGCCACCAGGGGTGTGTGAGAACGAAGTCACTTATACCATAGGACCCTGCAGTCTCGTGAGGATAGAGTCCCCAGGCTGTATCCCCGAATGCCTGCTTAGCCTGCTTTGA